Proteins encoded together in one Tripterygium wilfordii isolate XIE 37 chromosome 14, ASM1340144v1, whole genome shotgun sequence window:
- the LOC120014384 gene encoding probable xyloglucan galactosyltransferase GT12, whose translation MEKVISITRCHNNQLWLVLLVSFLLFVLFISFDSSALIRDQNNWYFSTIIYGDHKSSANTYVKYSNDDYEETEDGNSDSCFGRYIYMHDLPSRFNDDVIKNCRSLVKWFDMCPYLVNEGFGSQIHNPMNVLSKNGWFATNQFMLEIIFRDRMKKYECLTNNSSLASAIFVPFYAGLDVGRYLWGYNITVRDSVGVDLAKWLASKPEWKRMSGRDHFFISGRIGWDFHRQTSNEGDWGSKLMKLPEFMNMTMLSIETTSWSNEFGIPYPTYFHPSSDHEVLEWQTKMRRIKRPYLFSFVGAPRPGKNDSIREELMEQCIASGKKCQLFSCFSSSQKSCDNPVDVMNVFRRSAFCLQPSGDSFTRRSIFDSILAGCIPVFFHPGSAYAQYIWHLPKDYTKYSVLISEFDVRSRNISINETLKGFSKKQVLSMRKEVIRLIPNIIYAKSKLEDLEDAFDMASKGVLERVDNIRRKIEDGKDPSIGFAEENSWVSKLIGIGRENEWDRFF comes from the coding sequence ATGGAGAAAGTAATTAGCATCACTAGGTGTCATAACAATCAACTATGGTTAGTCCTTCTTGTCTCTTTTCTCCTATTTGTCCTATTTATCAGTTTCGATTCTTCGGCTTTGATTCGAGACCAAAACAACTGGTATTTCTCCACTATCATCTATGGTGATCACAAGTCTAGTGCTAATACTTATGTGAAATATTCCAACGATGATTATGAAGAAACTGAGGATGGAAATTCAGATTCGTGCTTTGGtcggtatatatatatgcatgatcTTCCTAGTCGTTTCAACGACGATGTGATCAAGAATTGCAGGTCACTAGTTAAATGGTTTGATATGTGCCCTTATCTAGTAAATGAAGGTTTTGGTTCTCAGATTCACAATCCTATGAATGTTTTATCAAAGAATGGATGGTTCGCAACAAACCAATTCATGCTAGAAATCATTTTCCGCGATCGAATGAAGAAGTACGAGTGCTTAACCAACAATTCATCGCTAGCTTCCGCGATTTTTGTACCATTTTACGCTGGTCTTGATGTTGGCAGGTATTTATGGGGTTACAACATTACAGTACGAGACTCTGTTGGGgttgatttggcaaaatggCTTGCGAGTAAGCCTGAATGGAAAAGAATGTCCGGTAGAGACCATTTCTTTATCTCGGGGAGAATCGGTTGGGATTTTCATCGACAAACGTCCAATGAAGGAGACTGGGGGAGCAAACTAATGAAGCTGCCTGAATTTATGAACATGACAATGTTATCAATTGAGACAACTTCATGGAGCAATGAATTTGGGATACCTTACCCTACATACTTCCATCCATCTAGTGACCATGAAGTACTTGAATGGCAAACGAAAATGAGACGCATAAAGAGGCCTTACTTGTTCTCATTTGTAGGTGCTCCAAGACCAGGAAAAAATGACTCAATCCGGGAAGAACTCATGGAACAATGTATCGCTTCAGGAAAGAAATGCCAACTGTTTTCGTGTTTCAGTTCGAGTCAAAAGAGTTGTGACAATCCTGTTGATGTGATGAACGTGTTTCGACGCTCAGCTTTCTGCTTACAACCTTCCGGTGACTCCTTCACAAGGCGATCGATTTTCGATTCAATCTTGGCAGGTTGCATACCGGTTTTCTTCCACCCTGGATCGGCCTACGCGCAATATATATGGCACTTACCAAAAGATTACACCAAATATTCAGTCTTAATATCTGAATTTGATGTGAGAAGTAGGAATATCAGCATCAATGAGACATTGAAGGGGTTTtccaagaaacaagttttgagTATGAGAAAGGAAGTTATAAGGCTTATTCCCAACATCATCTATGCTAAGTCCAAGTTAGAGGACCTGGAAGATGCATTTGACATGGCAagtaagggagtgcttgaaagaGTGGATAATATTAGAAGGAAGATTGAGGATGGAAAGGATCCTAGTATTGGTTTTGCTGAAGAGAATTCTTGGGTTTCCAAGTTGATTGGGATAGGAAGAGAAAATGAGTGGGATCGTTTCTTTTAA
- the LOC120015247 gene encoding uncharacterized WD repeat-containing protein C2A9.03-like, which yields MSYHPADNFHHMAVEDGEVPDFVDEMDEENYDQGGEAMDLNEYEMLTRVSDISSAQARAGKDLQGIPWEGLNITREEYRLMRLEQYKNYENIPSSGEAVDKECKQMEKGGNYYEFFHNTRLVKPTILHFQLRNLVWATSKHDVYLMSNYSVMHWSSLSCNLSEVINFAGHVAPVEKHPGSLLEGFTQTQISTLAVKDNFLVAGGFQGELTCKRLDKQGVSFCARTTYDDNAITNAIEIYDSLRGGVHFMASNNDCGLREYDMERFQILNHFRYPWPVNHTSLSPDRRLIAVVGDNLDGLLVDAQNGKTLSTVAGHLDYSFATAWHPDGQTFATGNQDKTCRVWDIRNLSLPVAILKGNLGAVRSIRFSSDGQFMVVAEPADFVHVYSTKADYKRRQEIDFFGEISGVALSPDDESLYIGIWDRTYGSLLQFNKRHNYGYLDSYL from the exons ATGTCCTACCACCCAGCGGACAACTTCCATCACATGGCAGTAGAAGATGGGGAAGTGCCAGATTTTGTTGATGAAATGGACGAAGAAAACTATGACCAAGGTGGTGAAGCAATGGATCTTAATGAATATGAAATG CTCACCAGGGTGTCTGATATATCTTCTGCGCAAGCAAGGGCAGGGAAAGACCTTCAAGGTATTCCATGGGAGGGGTTGAACATAACGAGAGAAGAATATAGGTTGATGAGGCTTGAGCAGTACAAGAATTACGAAAACATTCCTTCATCAGGGGAAGCTGTAGACAAG GAATGTAAGCAGATGGAGAAGGGTGGAAACTATTATGAGTTCTTTCACAATACGAGATTAGTTAAGCCTACTATTCTTCATTTTCAG CTAAGGAACTTGGTTTGGGCTACGTCAAAACATGATGTTTATCTCATGTCTAACTATTCTGTTATGCATTGGTCATCGCTGTCTTGCAATTTGTCAGAAGTCATCAACTTTGCTGGACATGTTGCACCTGTAGAG AAACATCCAGGAAGTTTATTGGAAGGTTTCACACAAACTCAAATAAGCACTTTGGCAGTCAAGGATAATTTTCTGGTTGCAGGAGGCTTCCAAGGAGAGCTTACTTGCAAG CGTTTGGACAAACAAGGAGTTAGCTTCTGTGCTCGCACCACGTATGATGATAATGCCATCACAAACGCTATTGAGATATACGACAGCTTAAG GGGTGGAGTACACTTCATGGCGTCAAATAATGATTGTGGTTTAAGAGAATATGACATGGAGAGGTTTCAAATATTAAATCATTTCCGTTACCCCTGGCCAGTGAAT CATACCTCGTTGAGTCCTGATCGTAGGTTAATAGCTGTTGTTGGGGATAACCTGGATGGATTGCTTGTGGATGCGCAAAATGGAAAG ACTTTATCTACAGTGGCGGGCCATCTGGATTACTCTTTCGCAACAGCATGGCACCCGGATGGGCAGACTTTTGCCACAGGTAATCAGGATAAGACTTGCCGAGTATGGGATATTAGAAACCTGTCGCTGCCTGTTGCAATTCTGAAGGGAAATTTGGGGGCTGTTCGATCAATTCGCTTCTCATCAGATGGCCAATTCATGGTGGTTGCTGAACCTGCTGATTTTGTACATGTGTATAGTACAAAAGCCGATTATAAAAGGAGGCAAGAGATTGATTTCTTTGGCGAGATTTCGGGTGTAGCGCTCAGCCCAGATGATGAATCTCTGTATATAGGAATCTGGGACCGAACTTACGGAAGTTTGCTGCAGTTTAACAAAAGGCATAACTATGGGTATCTTGATTCTTACTTATAA